One Orcinus orca chromosome 8, mOrcOrc1.1, whole genome shotgun sequence genomic window, aaatatcaaattaacaacctaaccttacacctaaaggaactagagaaagaagaacaaacaaaacccaaagttagcagaaggaaaggaatcataaagatcagagcagaaataaatgaaatagaaacaaagaaaacaatagcaaagatcaataaaactaaaagctggttctttgagaagacaaacaaaactgataaaccattagccaaactcatcaagaaaaagagggagaggactcaaatcaataaaattagaaatgaaaaaggagaagatacaacagacaccgcagaaataaaaagcatcctaagagactaacaactacaagcaactctatgccaataaaatggacaacgtggaagaaatggacaaattcttagaaaggtataaccttccaagactgaactaggaagaaatagaaaatatgaacagacaaatcacaagtaatgaaattgaaactatgattaaaaatcttccaacaaacaaaagtccaggaccagatggcttcacaggtgaattctatcaaatatttagagaagagctaacacccatccttctcaaactcttccaaaaaattgcagaggaaggaacactcccaaactgattctatgaggccaccatcaccctgataccaaaaccagacaaagatactacagaaaaagaaaattacagaccaatatcactgaagaatatggatgcaaaaatcctcaacaaaatactagcaaacagaatccaacaacacattaaaaggatcatacaccatgatcaagtgggatttatcaaagggatgcaaggattcttcaatatatgcaaatcaatcaacatgatacactatattaacaaattaaggagtaaaaaccatacaatcatctcaataggtgcaggtAAAGCTTCTtagaaaattcaacacacatttatggtaaaaactctccagaaagtgggcatagacagaaactaactcaacataataaaggccatatatgacaaacccacagcaaacatcattctcaatggtgaaaaactgaaagcatttcctctaagatcaggaacaagacaagcatgtccactctcaccattattattcaacataattttggaagtcctagccacagcaatcagagaagaaaaagaaataaaaggaatacaaattggaaaagaagaagtaaaactgccactgtctgcagatgacatgatactatacatagagaatcctaatgatgccaccagaaaagtactagagctaatcaatggatttggtaaagtagcaggatacaaaatgaatgcacaaaaatctcttgcattcctatacactaatgatgaaaaatctgaaagagaaattatggaaacactcccatttaccattgcaaccaaaagaataaaatacctaggaataaacctacctagggagacaaaagacctgtatggggcttccctggtggcgcagtggttgagagtccacctgccgatgcaggggacacgggttcgtgcccaggtccgggaagatcccacatgccgcggagcggctgggcccgtgagccatggccgctgagcctgcgcgtccagagcctgtgctccacaacaggagaggccacaacaatgagaagcccgcgtatcgcaaaaaaaaaaaaaaagacctgtatgcagaaaagtataagatactgatgaaagaaattaaagatgataccaacagatggagagatataccatgttcttggattggaagaatcaatattgtgaaaatgactatactacgcaaagcaatctacagattcagtgcaatccctatcaaattaccaatggcaatttttacagaactagaacaaaaaatcttaaaatttgtatggagacacaaaagaccccaaatagccaaagcagtcctgagggaaaaaaacggagctggaggaatcagactccatgacttcagactatactacaaagctacagtaatcaagacaatatggtactggcacaaaaacagaaatatagatcaatggaacaggatagaaagcccacagataaacccatgcacctatggtcaactaatctatgacaaaggaggcaaagatatacaatggagaaaagacagtctcttcaataagtcgcGCTAGGAAAACTAGACACCtccgtgtaaaagaatgaaattagaacattccctaacaccatacacaaaaataaattcaaaatggattagagacctaaatgtaagactagacactataaaactcttagaggaaaacataggaagaatactctttgacataaatcacagcaagatcttttttgatccacctcctagacatggaaataaaaacaaaaataaacaaatggggcttaatgaaacttaaaagcttttgcaaagcaaaggaaactacaaacaagacaaaaagacaatgtcagaatggaagaaaatatttgcaaatgaatcaacggacaaacgattaatctccaaaatatataaacagctcgtgcatctcaatattaaaaaaacaaacaacccaatccaaaaatgggcagaagacctaaatagacatttctccaaagaagacatacagatggccaagaagcacatgaaaagctgctcaacgtcactaattattagagaaatgtaaattaaaactacaatgacgtgtcacctcacaccagttagaatgggcatcatcagaaaatctacaaataacaaatattggagagggtgtggagaaaggggaaccctcttgcactgttggtgggaatgtaaattgatacagccactatggagaacagtatggaagttccttaaaaaactaaaaatagaactaccatatgacccagcaatcccaccactgggcatatacccagagaaaaccataattcaaaaagacacatgcaccccaatgttcattgcagcactatttacaatagccaggtcatggaagcaacctaaatgtccatcaacagacaaatggataaagcagaggtggtacatatatacaatggaatattactcggccataagaaggaatgaaattgggtcatttgtagcgacgtggatggatctagagactgtcatacagagtgaagtaagtcagaaagagaaaaacaaatattgtatattaacgcatatatgtgaaacctagaaaaatggtacaggtgaaccagtttttatggcagaagttgagacacggatgtagagcacaaacttatggacaccaagggaggaaagcagcggcgggggggggggcgggagggttggtaggatgaattgggagattgggattgacatatatacactaatatgtataaaagggataactaataagaacctgctgtataaaaaaataaaataaattcaaaaaaaatttaaaaaataaaggacaaaaaaataaaataaataagcatccaagatatattttatagcacagggaattttagTCATAATCTTGTAATAATATTTAATGaagtataaactataaaaatagctgaatcactatgctgaaactaatataatattgtaaatcaagtatacttcaataaaaagaaaaacattattgaGACAACTGTATAAGTTTGAACGGGGTCTGAtgattaaattataataatacattgatgttaatttcctgacATTGATGGTTATATTTAGCTATGTAGgaaaattttcatatttataataaaCACAGTATTCAGGGTAATGTTTTATTATGTCACTGGCAACTACTTCTCaatgtttcagaaaaataaaagttctatattttctctgaaaaaaaaaaaaaagaaaatgttatacatCGATAGGCTTAAGGCTGGGTTCCTAAATTAATTACTGAATTAAGAGAGGGGTGGATTAACATGATTGGCTCAAATTGGCCTACCCCTTGAGCTGAGCTGGAGTCAGTACTCCAAATTGCATCTTTATTATGCAAAGAGGGTGGGGGTAATAATAGAATGAATATTAAAAGACAGCCAAAATACCAAGGATGgcatttcacatttattatttcatttaatcctcaccagaaccctatGAGGTAAACTTTttgtgaatgtctctttttctgATGCTTAAGTTGTTTATGATGCTTAACTCTCATGGTTTGATTGATGTATTTTAATGAAATCTCCCGAAATCTGGCCTTTCAGTCTCTGTCCTAATTTACTGTATCCCAGAAATTTAGGAATCATAATGAAGATATGGGAGATTCGTACTAGTATTTGTAGCACACACTATACACGTTAACATCCttatgttatttttctcacttGCATTTTCCTGTATTTCATGATAGTTTAAGGCCTAACTGAAGTATCAGTCCTTTGTAAAGCCTTCCTTGAACTCTCCTGTCAATTTATATCTGGTCTCTCATAGCATCattcttagaattttttaaacacataaaatcTGAATTGCACTATAGTTCAGTGTTTTTGTGCCCCTTCCACCCCTGCCTCAAGAATGTAGTTTTCTTGAAGCAAAGGACCTTGTCATAATCATTTTTTCAATCCCTAATACTTTACATGTAGTAGAAGCTTAATAAATGATCATTGAATTTTGTTGATTAAATGGAACATTGAGGAGAAGCTCCAAACCCtaggcttttctttcttctaaaggGGAAAATTTCACAGACATTGTGTTCATTTAATGAAAATAAGCGAATGTGAAATATGCATAAATTTACATATTATAATGCCTAAGCAGGGATTTtagctaaaatttttttttttttagctaaaatttttaaaaagtgtaaagatCTGAAACTAATCTGCACAATTCCTGCCATAAGGTCTCACTCCCATCCCGACCTGAAGGCAGATTTTTTGGACTTTTTCACCTCCTTGAACAGATTGGGCTCTCTCAACTCAGGTACCTGTAAATTAACTGTTCCCTTGACCTTGAAAACGTTTTTCAACATTCATCTTTGGGCTTTCAGGAGAAAGTCAGTTTCTTACAGAGGGAGGCCTTCCCCATCACCTAAGTCTTGGAGATCCACCTTCGTTATAGCCTCCTATCACATTTGAggttatttgtttaattttgctcttAAATGCTAGGAAATGAACTTCTCCACCAGGACAAGGACAACAtctatttatttacaaataaatccCTAGTATCTTACACTATGtgacataataagtgctcaatttAAGAATAAATTGGTGAAGCCTGTGCATTTGCTAAAAGTAGACTGCACATTTGGCTCAAAGTTTCTAGTATCCAACACAAAGATAAAATCAAGTAACCGCTACAGACCAACTGAGAGTTTAGGCTAAGTGATAAATATCAGATCTTAAAACTGAATTAACAGCATGAACACCactgctttattcattttttttaaaaagttaataaatgaaaaatgactcTTCCTGTtaaatttgtttctcttctttttgttaaagcaaaacaaaacaaaacaccagttTCGACTACTCATTAGAATACTTTTGCTCGGTGTCTTTAAGACTGGAAACAAACTCAGCTCAAATGACTTATTGTGTCATCAACTTCAGTAGATTAGAAATTGTTGTAGGTTTCTGAACAAAACCCCTACAGGTTGGCAGATAAACATCTGTAGAACACATAAATTTGTGAATAATCCAGATAACATTCCAGAAGTGGattcttcttccccctcccccttcccacaaTCTTTAGACAagcatttgtttttgttatatGCTGTTAAATGCCACTTAGTTCAATTAGTTGTTTGTGTGAAATAAGAGTCAATTAAGTTATTCTGCCTTgagaattacaaaaacaaaacaaaaaacaataatgaaactttgaaataaaatttaagttcctttactattttaataaagtattaaTCTTTAAGTTTCAGGATTCAAGTTCTAAAGGATTCAAGTTCTAATAATGAAAGGATAAGGTCAAGGCCCAGATTTTAGCATAGTGTCTGGTATTAATTAATTGAAGGTCAGTACCTTTCTACTAAACTGAATTGaaccaaaatttttatttaactacATTTTGTTATATGCAACAGCCCGTGTCTGGCTTTCCCCAATTACGATAAACCTTAACACAGATTCACTCACGCAAAACTCAGGAAACTTCTACTAGAGATGCTTATAAAGCGAAAGGAAGCACGGAGACCTCCGTAACTAACAGCATCTCCCACGTGGCTCCGGGAATTCTCTAATCCTAGCCCTCCCTTTATTCTCCCTCCCGTTGAGCCTCCTCGATAGCTACGGCAAAAGTAAAACCAAGAGCACTTTCCCGGGGCTTACATTTTTCGGAGTGCAGGTACCCGGATTAAAGCCGCTGTCAGATTGACAGGGATTTTACCCAATAGCGTTGCAGAGACGCGTATCGTTTCACCAACACGCCAATCAAGCACGCAGAGAGTAGCTCCAAGGTGAAGGCGGAAGTAAGGCTCTAGCGCGCTCAATGGAACCGCTCTTGCAGCACCTGGAGCGGTTCTCCGAGGTTCTGGCTGTCTCCCGCACGACCCACGTCAGCACCTGGGACCCCGTGACCGTGCGCAGGGCCCTACAGTGGGCTCGCTACCTGCGCCACATCCACAAACGCTTTGGCCGCCATGCCCGCATTAGCAAGGCGCTGGAGCGGCGACTGCAAAACCAGTGGAAGCAGCAGGGCGACTCTGGGCCTGCTCCAGCCCCGGGGTTGGCGAACTTCCAGGCCTTGGGGCTCTGCGACCAGCTGCTGTCCCTGCGACTGCTGGCGAACCCGGCCCTCGGGGATGCCTCCTTTCACTACCTGCTGCAGCAGCTCTTTCCCGGCCCTGGCGTCCCGGACGCCGAGGAGGAGTCGCTCCAAGGCAGCCTGGCCCGCCTCGCCCGTCGCCGGGCCGCTCTTCACATGCTGCGCTTCAACGCCTATGGAGAGAACCCGGCCCTTCAGGAGGACCCACTGATGAAGACCCAGGCGGAGCTGCTCCTGAGGCGTctgcaggaggtgggggaggccgatgcagggggccctggtaaGCTTCTCAGCAGCCTGTGGGAGCGCTCGCCCCAGAACAACTTCCTGAAGGTGGTAGCGGCCGCGCTGTTGCTGCCGCCGTCGTCTCCCCggcaccaagaagaggaattgaaACTAGGTAGCCCCAAAACTCCGGGAGAGGAGGGTCAAGAGCTGCTTCGCTGGCTTCTGGGGAAATCGGATGTCATGGTTGCTTTTTGCCGCAGCCTCCCAGCCGAGCTTTTAACTTTGGTGGCGGGGCGCCATCCAGAGCTCTCTCGGGTCTATCTGGGCCTGCTAACAGACTGGGGTCGACAGCTGCACTACAGCCTTCAGAAAGGCCTTTGGATTGGAACTGAATCCCAGGATGTGCCCTGGGAGGAGTTGTTGAGCAGGTTTCAAAGCCTCTGTCAGGCCCCTCCACCTCTGAAAGATGAAGTTTTTACTGCCCTGAAGTCCTGTAAGGCTCAAGATGGAGATTTCGAAGTCCCTGGTCTTAGCATCTGGACAGACCTGTTGCTGTCTCTTGGGAGTAGTGCGTGATATTGCATTTGGGCAGAGACAAGTTCTCAGCCCAGGCCCCAGTTCTCTATGGGCAACGTTCTGTAACTGAGCAATCGAATATAcggtttacaaaattaaaatcccAGTGTTCTCGCCAAATGTCCTGTACTTTGATGTGTCCAAAATATTATTGTAGGTCCTAATATATAATAGGTGTAATTGTAACTTAATTACAGATATGTAAGTAACTGGCTTGTAGTGCCATGGATTTTCTGTTTAGAGGAGGTAACATTGGAAGTATCCTACCTAAAGCCATGGAGTTAATAGTTTGCATTCTAGAAGGCGCATTTCTAATAACGTTGAAAAGATATGTGCTTGTCAAAGAAAATGCAGCTTTAAAGTGACAAACAAGACaccttttttaatattattaatgcCTTACTTTTGCaggtttttcttgggttttttttaaatccccagaAGTGATTTCTTTAACCAACAACATGTGCTGTCAGAAATGGTTTGGAAAGCCAACTGGCCTAGTTGGACTTTAAACCCTGGACTTTGGCCTTGTTAACCTAACGTTCTAACCAATTAACCAGTGTCAACATGTATTAAAATTGTGTTATTCAGaaattttgtttctcatttctgtGCATTGAAAGATCATACAGTAATTTAAAGCATTgacttaagaaaaaattttacagcatggtaaatacaaatatatgccTTTGGATATTAATTTAGCATTTGatggtaaaagaaaacaaacttctgaatTAGTGCTGCTTCCGCCGTTGACTAGGTTAATAAATCACAACCTTGGTGTTACCGTTGCCTCATGTTGAATGAAGTGTTGAgactaaaatagtcaaattctcCCACTTTGTTCTTGTTAGCTGCCCTATGGGGACAGTTTAGAATATTTGTTTAGTGTGTGTAGGAACCTAATTTTGTGAGTTTACCCAGATGCTCCACTACCAGCAGAGTGATTGCCAATCACCAAACTTAAgaatgatttattcatttttattagggGGAATATAACTTTCTGttcatcaagatttttttttccataaccaAGTTAGTTGGTTGCAAGATTCTTCTAATTCCAGAAATGGAATTAGAGCAAAAGGAGTTGTATAATCTTGTAGAATTTTTTATTCTATAGTGAAACCTGAAGTAAACTACTGTTCTGCTAGCAAGTACACTTTTCCAGATGATCCTGGGTTAACACAAGCAAGTTTGTATTTCCTGTGGTTTGATTCCTTTTTCTAGCTCTAATCCATGTAGACCATCTTTTAGATTTAATTTGCCATTAATGCAGGAAGAAAGGCAATTCCTTCTGTTAGTTATCTGAAAGTCTTTTTTCGGGAAGCATAACCCAATGAAGAGTTCTGCCCACACAAGTCATAATATTGACCCATAAACCTaagtcccataaccctaacctttagCTTTAAAGAATGACAGTTTGTAAACTTATTTCCCTATTTCTGCTGCAACATTGCACACTCTTTTTCaagataaaatggtaaaaattgtTAtagacttcagtaaaaaaaaaatttttaatctatttttatacTCACCATATCTTATTTTAGGCTCCATGCTATGTTCATTGCATAGATAAccatatttaatcttcacatcaaGACTGTATTGTTATAAATCAAGATACAAGCTAAAGAAGATTAACTACaatgcccaagggcacacagaaaATAAGCAACATGAGAGCAGAAGCCagtctgttatttttttcccccagagcctagcacagtgcctggcatgtggtagatACTCCaaatgtttgaataaatgaaGCCAGGATTAGAACCTTAATCTATATTCTTAAcaacagtaaaatttttttttctttttttgactatGCCAcgtagcttgcgggatcttaattcccagaggagggatcgaacctgggcccagcagtgaaagtcccgagtcctaactactggaccagcagggaattccTCTTAATCTGTATTCTTTATCTTGTTTTAAACAAAGTTAAAGACTTGAAGAGGTGTTATTGAATATAGAAATCTTACTATCACTCTGAATCtataggaagagagaaaaaatgagaggAAGAAATGGGAAATTGAATAAGTAAATTCAAGATTCTTATGAGCCAGCAGATAAAATGACTGCATGtgcctgttgttttttgttagtATTAGTTGAGGACAAATATCTCAATGCTTTCTGAAAACTTTCCTTGGACTGAgtgtatatttattgagtatattaGAATGTTTTAAATCTACATGCTGTTGTCCATGTGCTGGCTGCTTATTAAGGTTCTGATTCCAATGGAAAATGTGTAAGATTTGGCTTTGAGTACATAAATAAGGCTATGCATTTGTATGGTGTCATACAGTATACAAAGTTTTGCAATTAAATCATCTTAGCAGAACCTCTTAATATAACTGTAAGACAGGATAATGTGCTGTGAACTTCAAGTTTTATTAAGGAGTTGTGACTACAGGTAGTGATTTGTCCAGTATTTATATGACTCTTGAGTGGTAAGGTCACCAAGGATATGGATCTTTTCTAACTTACATTCACACCACAAATCTTTTCTAGGGAGGTAGATTGCTGATTTGAAAACCAATactgtattaaaaaattttaaatgtctgtatCATCAATGTATACTCTAACAGGGACTGGCACATGGGAGaaattatatttatcaaatatgGTTTCAATTTGGGTTATTATCTACTACTATAACTTTTACCTAGTTATTTCACTGTAGGAATCAGAGTTCATTTATCTATGAAACTGAAAAATTCCACCCTTTTGAACTGCTTAGcacaattaaaagataaaatgataatGCATATGAAAATGATGTCAGAAATTATAAACAGGCCGATTCATCTATTTTCTCTAAAttgataaacataaataaatgtaaaatatgattcACACAATGAATTAGTATTTATGAAAAGCAACCATACCTGAAGGTGTAATAAGAACTGAGACTCATCATTAAGATTTGaccattaaaataaatttgaaataaaatgaggagtttaatattttaatacactTTTATTGGATAAATAATATGGTAACAAAGGAATACCCTATCGCCTTGgcactattttcatttttgtgtattcCTATCCATCTTTTGGTCACGTGTCTGCTATTTCCATACCTGTAATTAATGTATATAACATCTCTAGATTTTATCaagttatcaaatatttttatgtttagtctttaaaaataaaggaaaatatgtacTTATTAGAAagtaagtcctcaataaatgctagttaaATGCTTTTCCTATGTTTAATGAGATGAAAATGTtgaggtcttttttcttttctttttcttttttattttttttttttgcccacatacgtggcttgcaggatcttagttccctgaccagggatagaatccAGGCCTGTGgtagtgaaagcgccaagtcctaaccactggacaaccagggaattccctctttttcttttattatgttaaCTTTTCTAATGATAATTTGTTGTTGCTTTTCAGAGATGCTCAGTcaaatgtattaaatttttaatattctgttcaattcagcttatattttatttagatttttgatTCTGAGTTCATGAGTGAgattgacctgtaattttttattcttatatacTTTTGTTTGAATTCAGTATTTTACTGGCCATATAGAATGAATTAGAGACTACTCTTTTTCTTATTGTCTGTGAGAGTTTTATAAAATTGGAATGAACAATTCCTTGGGAGTCTTATAGAATTATTCTGTAATACAATCcgaacctgatttttttttaattgaatgacttaactacaatttcaatttctttatgGCTATTGGAACAAAGTTGTTTCTTACCTTTTTTATCACTAGTGTTTTCCTACCTTTTTATCACTAACACACCTacaattctgtttcatttttattcctttttttcctctttgtcttaGCTTTTC contains:
- the FANCF gene encoding Fanconi anemia group F protein — its product is MEPLLQHLERFSEVLAVSRTTHVSTWDPVTVRRALQWARYLRHIHKRFGRHARISKALERRLQNQWKQQGDSGPAPAPGLANFQALGLCDQLLSLRLLANPALGDASFHYLLQQLFPGPGVPDAEEESLQGSLARLARRRAALHMLRFNAYGENPALQEDPLMKTQAELLLRRLQEVGEADAGGPGKLLSSLWERSPQNNFLKVVAAALLLPPSSPRHQEEELKLGSPKTPGEEGQELLRWLLGKSDVMVAFCRSLPAELLTLVAGRHPELSRVYLGLLTDWGRQLHYSLQKGLWIGTESQDVPWEELLSRFQSLCQAPPPLKDEVFTALKSCKAQDGDFEVPGLSIWTDLLLSLGSSA